A stretch of Clostridia bacterium DNA encodes these proteins:
- a CDS encoding glycogen synthase: MNKAVLVAVSHLYPLSDITSSAINMEFVKNISRKGVDIRVIMPANSNILQKYSNNMDTVAVMKIKMNDKEVVYKIKSLLFDSITIYFIDAPDYFDRKRLYDYADDAERFAFFSRAVPEAIPFLGFKPDIIHCQDWTTAFIPYLLKVKYNSSDIYRNTKTVLTFNDLGNQGVFDKDNCVFLDMNWQTLVQYGIDYYDQINFLKAGLIYSDTVTTVSPRYASEIESEFFGRTLEDVIKSRQGKIYGILNGIDLKEYDPASDDRLSVNYGIENIAAKRENKKAVQKELGFNVDEGIPLLFLNSKLKDEKGGEIIRYTLEDIIKGNTQVVMMLPQEEGRKDDEELIYEEFFRSLTGDYEKNFSILPYDKDIACKVFAAADILMMPSICEPWGEKAMIAMRYGTIPVVRQTGGLSNMVADYDEKTGKGTGFSYRFSAIKIFLHTVRRALKVYGRKDEWEKIVKNCMQLDFGIGGQAEKYIDLYGKLDCK, translated from the coding sequence ATGAATAAAGCAGTTCTCGTTGCCGTTTCTCATCTGTACCCTTTGAGTGATATTACTTCCAGTGCGATAAACATGGAATTTGTCAAGAACATCTCACGGAAAGGCGTTGATATTAGAGTTATAATGCCTGCAAACAGTAATATCCTTCAGAAATATTCAAATAACATGGATACAGTTGCAGTTATGAAAATAAAAATGAATGATAAAGAAGTTGTGTATAAAATCAAAAGCCTGCTGTTTGATTCGATAACGATATATTTTATAGATGCACCAGATTATTTTGACAGGAAAAGATTATATGATTATGCCGATGATGCCGAACGGTTTGCATTCTTCAGCAGAGCTGTACCCGAAGCAATTCCTTTTCTCGGATTTAAGCCGGACATAATTCATTGTCAGGATTGGACAACTGCATTTATTCCATATCTGTTGAAAGTTAAATACAATTCTTCAGATATATATCGTAATACAAAAACTGTATTGACATTTAATGACTTGGGAAATCAAGGAGTCTTTGACAAGGACAACTGCGTGTTTCTAGATATGAACTGGCAGACTTTGGTTCAATACGGAATTGATTATTATGACCAGATAAATTTCTTAAAAGCCGGATTGATTTATTCAGATACTGTAACAACTGTCAGTCCACGCTATGCTTCCGAGATAGAATCGGAATTTTTCGGGAGGACTCTTGAAGATGTTATAAAAAGCCGGCAAGGCAAGATATATGGTATTTTAAACGGTATTGACCTTAAAGAATATGATCCTGCATCGGATGATAGATTATCTGTTAATTATGGTATTGAAAATATTGCTGCCAAACGGGAAAACAAAAAAGCTGTCCAGAAAGAATTGGGCTTTAATGTCGACGAAGGTATACCATTGCTCTTCCTGAACTCAAAGCTGAAGGACGAAAAGGGAGGAGAAATTATCAGGTATACTCTGGAGGATATTATTAAAGGCAATACCCAGGTAGTAATGATGCTTCCGCAGGAAGAAGGGCGTAAGGATGATGAGGAGCTGATCTATGAAGAATTTTTCCGGTCATTAACCGGGGACTATGAAAAAAACTTTTCTATTTTACCTTATGATAAGGATATTGCATGTAAAGTTTTTGCAGCTGCGGATATCTTAATGATGCCTTCTATATGTGAGCCATGGGGGGAAAAAGCAATGATTGCAATGAGATACGGGACAATCCCTGTAGTACGCCAGACAGGCGGACTTTCAAATATGGTTGCGGATTATGATGAAAAAACAGGGAAGGGTACCGGCTTTTCTTACAGGTTTTCTGCTATCAAGATATTTCTCCATACAGTAAGAAGAGCTTTAAAGGTATATGGGCGGAAGGATGAATGGGAAAAAATCGTTAAGAATTGCATGCAGCTGGATTTCGGAATTGGAGGACAGGCAGAGAAATATATCGATCTGTATGGGAAATTGGATTGTAAATAG
- a CDS encoding GHMP kinase: protein MIISQTPLRVSFFGGGTDIRDYYGVNGGVVFSATIDKYIYIIVKSRYDNKVVAHYSKREEVDHIDEIQHEIIREALRIAEIDCGIEITCIADIPSKGSGLGSSSSFTVGLLNSLFTFKGDFKSPRELAELACKIEIDQLNEPIGKQDQYAAAFGGFRKYLFNKDSSVDIESINISNSGYKLLNSYTMMFYTGIARKASSVLSDQKKNIGNNFDALDTLKKMAMTCEKEFLNMNIKKIGEMLDTSWDEKKKLSNKIYNSEINMMYETAKKAGIYGGKLLGAGGGGYFLFLCPPGNRQKVREALKEYKELPVSFDKYGSRIILNVNDNCGFVDYKKVISA from the coding sequence ATGATTATAAGTCAAACACCTCTAAGAGTGAGTTTTTTCGGTGGAGGTACGGATATAAGGGATTATTATGGAGTAAACGGTGGAGTAGTTTTCAGCGCCACCATTGATAAATATATTTATATTATTGTTAAGTCCAGATATGACAACAAGGTTGTTGCACATTATTCAAAAAGGGAAGAAGTAGACCACATAGATGAAATCCAGCATGAAATAATACGGGAGGCACTAAGAATTGCAGAGATAGACTGTGGTATAGAAATTACGTGCATAGCAGATATCCCTTCAAAAGGAAGTGGCCTTGGATCATCAAGTTCATTTACAGTAGGTCTCTTGAATTCGCTGTTCACTTTTAAAGGAGATTTTAAAAGCCCCAGGGAACTTGCAGAGCTTGCATGCAAAATAGAAATAGATCAGCTAAATGAACCAATAGGGAAGCAAGATCAGTATGCAGCTGCATTTGGCGGTTTCAGAAAATATCTTTTCAATAAGGATAGCAGCGTAGATATAGAAAGTATCAACATTTCGAACAGTGGCTATAAACTACTGAATTCATACACAATGATGTTCTATACAGGAATTGCCAGAAAGGCTTCTTCAGTGCTTTCTGACCAGAAGAAGAATATCGGAAACAATTTTGATGCTTTGGACACATTAAAAAAAATGGCTATGACATGTGAAAAGGAATTCTTAAACATGAATATAAAGAAAATAGGTGAAATGCTTGATACAAGCTGGGATGAGAAAAAGAAACTTTCCAACAAAATTTATAATAGTGAAATTAACATGATGTATGAAACTGCTAAAAAAGCAGGAATCTATGGTGGTAAACTTCTGGGAGCGGGGGGAGGAGGATATTTCCTTTTCTTATGTCCTCCCGGAAACAGGCAGAAAGTTAGAGAAGCTTTAAAAGAATACAAGGAATTGCCGGTTTCATTTGATAAATATGGAAGCAGAATTATACTTAATGTCAATGATAATTGCGGCTTTGTAGACTATAAAAAGGTAATCAGTGCGTAA
- a CDS encoding HAD family hydrolase, with translation MRDLLKAVIFDMDGVIIDSEPIYFEIERKSFGKFGLIIPEAEHHSFVGITLEEMWHRIKSNYGLPHTVEELLVFHKNQVIKQMSIQESLRPIDGVLDLIRELREKGIKTAIASSSPVKLIDIILNKLDIKGYFDLVVSGEEVEKGKPEPDIFLKAARILSIKPSNCVVIEDSRNGIIASLEAGMPCIGFKNPNSGNQDLSKADKTISHFSEIDVNILNVILEKRFSESS, from the coding sequence ATGAGAGATTTACTAAAAGCAGTTATTTTTGATATGGATGGAGTAATAATAGACAGTGAACCCATTTATTTCGAAATAGAAAGAAAATCATTCGGCAAGTTTGGTCTAATTATACCTGAAGCAGAACATCACTCCTTTGTCGGTATAACTCTGGAAGAAATGTGGCATAGAATAAAGAGCAACTACGGCTTGCCGCATACTGTTGAAGAACTCCTTGTATTTCATAAAAACCAGGTGATCAAACAGATGAGTATTCAAGAAAGCCTGAGACCTATAGACGGTGTTTTGGATCTTATCAGAGAATTGAGAGAAAAAGGAATAAAAACTGCAATTGCTTCATCTTCTCCTGTAAAGCTAATAGATATCATTCTGAATAAGTTGGATATAAAAGGGTACTTTGATTTGGTTGTCAGTGGTGAAGAAGTTGAAAAAGGAAAGCCGGAACCGGATATCTTTTTAAAGGCGGCCCGGATTTTGAGTATAAAACCGTCCAATTGTGTGGTAATAGAAGATTCGCGTAACGGAATTATTGCTTCACTGGAAGCAGGAATGCCATGTATCGGCTTTAAAAATCCTAATTCCGGCAATCAGGACTTATCAAAGGCTGACAAAACAATATCACACTTTTCTGAAATAGACGTAAATATATTGAATGTTATTTTGGAAAAAAGATTTTCTGAAAGCAGTTAA
- a CDS encoding dihydrofolate reductase family protein, which produces MKTTIFSQISIDGKLTLGAGNSSKDLFKLFSNEDLEFIHKFRGKVDGIMVGRKTIITDNPFLTNRYEENRNPVRIIPTSTMDIPPDSNVLVDKGRTIVATTEKGFDKEKADLITGMGKQYIVCGKEKLDFKELFRCLEEQHNIKSVMVEGGGQLNWSIVANDLADEIILMQLPIIIGGTSNITLVDGIGYRDMSSTKKYRIIDIQPRENYTLLRFARNAYTMHDRPVA; this is translated from the coding sequence ATGAAAACTACTATATTCAGTCAGATTTCTATTGATGGAAAGTTGACTTTAGGAGCAGGAAATTCAAGTAAAGATCTTTTTAAATTATTCAGTAATGAAGATTTGGAATTTATACATAAATTCAGAGGAAAAGTGGATGGAATTATGGTAGGAAGAAAAACAATTATTACAGATAATCCATTTCTGACAAACCGTTATGAAGAAAACAGAAATCCGGTAAGGATCATTCCGACATCTACAATGGATATTCCTCCAGATTCCAATGTTTTAGTGGATAAGGGCAGGACCATAGTAGCAACTACAGAAAAGGGCTTTGATAAGGAAAAGGCTGACCTGATTACCGGAATGGGCAAGCAATATATAGTTTGCGGCAAAGAAAAGCTAGACTTTAAAGAATTGTTCAGATGCCTTGAAGAACAACATAACATAAAAAGTGTTATGGTTGAAGGAGGAGGGCAACTGAATTGGAGCATTGTCGCAAATGATCTGGCTGATGAGATTATTCTCATGCAGCTTCCCATTATTATCGGCGGAACATCAAACATTACTCTTGTTGATGGCATTGGATACAGAGACATGTCTTCGACAAAAAAGTATAGGATTATCGATATACAACCGCGTGAGAATTATACCCTGTTGAGGTTTGCAAGAAATGCATACACAATGCATGACAGGCCTGTTGCATAA